One window of the Cherax quadricarinatus isolate ZL_2023a chromosome 1, ASM3850222v1, whole genome shotgun sequence genome contains the following:
- the LOC128686970 gene encoding uncharacterized protein: MKFYPQPADSPDGVHAWVHEDLLEPRYGAHSTDTKTTMDPLESFLCDLPPPTSTFAELKPLEPLDYLTASPDTSASSRHDTSSTSSNSPGSQYKGAITNSNTFLGYTGTPEPVTTTTSPLSSSHKHDPHHHGYSITQEIDDIASIIGSAIADNNINTSINNIMLPESLEPLNAPEFQDIEAFFENMSGGVKVEPADPLINSSMSPSGHSPSMATQVPQPSTTTVSHSTIHYANTPTHSPMLTSLLAAGAVTNNNYLQGLVSEAQYKNEISMPILQARLTQGLKDVGVGLLKADPMFARSQYYSHKDAMPHTTDPTSFAVTTTDDLFISKFDSRSYLDKIQLASPESTDLSSTKMGLDFPGIKNKNRSRMNKSTKLPITTEGTKDKPVHRCTVCNRGFLNKSNIKVHLRTHTGEKPFKCETCGKAFRQKAHLLKHYQIHKRVARD, from the coding sequence ATGAAATTCTACCCTCAGCCGGCGGACTCGCCTGATGGTGTTCACGCGTGGGTTCATGAGGACCTGCTTGAGCCCCGATACGGTGCGCACTCCACGGATACCAAAACCACCATGGACCCACTGGAGTCCTTCCTCTGTGACCTACCGCCACCAACCTCAACTTTCGCAGAACTCAAACCACTCGAACCACTGGATTATTTGACAGCATCCCCTGACACCTCTGCATCTTCCCGCCACGATACGTCGTCCACCTCTTCTAATTCACCGGGCAGTCAGTACAAGGGTGCCATCACTAACAGCAACACGTTCTTGGGATATACCGGAACCCCTGAACCAGTCACAACCACTACATCGCCACTTTCCTCCTCCCATAAGCATGACCCGCACCATCATGGCTACTCAATAACACAAGAGATCGACGACATCGCTTCCATTATAGGCAGCGCCATTGCTgataacaacatcaacaccagcatcaacaacattatGCTTCCTGAATCTCTCGAGCCTCTCAATGCACCTGAGTTCCAGGATATTGAAGCATTCTTCGAGAACATGAGTGGAGGAGTTAAGGTGGAGCCTGCGGATCCTTTAATAAACTCCTCTATGTCACCTTCGGGACATTCTCCATCCATGGCGACGCAAGTGCCTCAGCCGTCCACCACCACAGTCAGCCATAGCACTATACATTATgccaacacccccacccactcacccatgtTGACGTCGCTACTGGCGGCGGGAGCAGTCACCAATAATAACTACCTGCAAGGCTTGGTTTCCGAGGCACAATATAAGAACGAAATATCTATGCCTATACTACAAGCGCGTCTCACACAAGGACTTAAGGATGTTGGAGTAGGACTCCTAAAAGCGGATCCGATGTTTGCACGGTCTCAATATTACTCGCATAAAGACGCAATGCCGCACACTACAGACCCCACCAGTTTTGCCGTCACTACCACAGATGATCTTTTTATAAGCAAGTTCGATTCAAGATCTTACTTAGACAAGATTCAGCTGGCCTCGCCGGAGTCCACAGACTTATCCTCCACCAAAATGGGCCTCGACTTCCCGGGGATTAAAAACAAGAACCGCAGCCGTATGAACAAGAGTACAAAACTTCCCATTACTACAGAGGGAACCAAAGACAAGCCCGTCCACCGGTGCACCGTCTGTAACCGCGGCTTCCTAAACAAGTCCAACATCAAGGTTCACCTGCGTACTCACACGGGGGAAAAGCCCTTCAAGTGCGAAACCTGCGGGAAGGCGTTCCGACAAAAAGCCCACCTGCTCAAACATTACCAAATTCACAAGCGCGTTGCCAGGGACTAA